In Tistrella mobilis, the genomic window CATAGCCGGCATCGACGGCCGCGCGGCTCGCGCCGACGGCGGCGCCCAGGGCATCCGCCAGGCCTTCGATGATCTTGAAGTTGTCCGAGCTGCCGACGCCGCGGCCGCCCGACACCACGATCTTCGCGCTGGCGAGTTCGGGACGCTCGGACTTGCTCAGGCTCTGGCCCACAAAGCGGCTGAGGCCCGCATCCTCACCGGCGGCGATGGTCTCGACGGCGGCCGAACCGCCCTCGGCCTCGGCCGCCTTGAAGGCGGTGCCGCGGATGGTGAGGACCTTCACCTTGTCCGAAGACTGCACGGTAGCAAGCGCGTTACCGGCATAGATCGGACGAACGAAGGTGTCTTCCGACACGATCTCGATGGCATCCGAGATCTGAGCAACGTCGAGAAGAGCAGCCACGCGCGGCAGCACATTCTTTGCAACGCTGCTCGACGAGGCGACGATGTGGCTGTAGCTGCCGGCCAGACCCACGATCAGCGGGGCCAGGTTCTCGGGCAGGGCGCCCTGGTACTGGTCGCCCTCGGCATGGAGCACCTTGGCAACGCCCTGGACCTTGGCGGCAGCCTCGGCAGCCGCACCGGCATCCTTGCCGGCGACCAGCACATGCACGTCGCCCAGCTTGGTACCGGCGGTGACGGCGTTCAGGGTCGCGGCGCCAAGCGACGCGTTGTTGTGATCGGCAATGACGAGAACCGTCATGGTCAGATAACCCCCGCCTCGTTCTTCAGCTTGTCCACCAGCGTCGCAATATCCGGCACCTTGATGCCGCCCTTGCGCTTCGGCGGCTCGGTGACCTTCAGGGTCTTCAGGCGCGGCGCAACGTCCACACCGAAATCACCGGGGGTCTTGGTGTCGAGCGGCTTCTTCTTCGCCTTCATGATATTCGGCAGCGAAGCGTAGCGGGGCTCGTTGAGACGCAGATCGGTGGTCACGATCGCAGGCAGCTTGAGCGAGACGGTCTCGAGACCGCCGTCGATCTCGCGGATCACCTCGACCTCGCCGTCACCGACGGTGACCTTGGACGCGAAGGTGCCCTGGGCCCAGCCCAGCAGCGCCGCCAGCATCTGGCCGGTCTGGTTGGAGTCGTCGTCGATCGCCTGCTTGCCCAGCACGACCAGCTGCGGCTGCTCGGCCTCTGCGACCGCCTTCAGCAGCTTGGCCACGGCGAGCGGCTGGACCTCTTCATCGGTCTCGATCAGCAGGCCGCGATCCGCGCCCATGGCCAGCGCCGTGCGGATCTGTTCCTGTGCACCCTTAGGGCCGATGGACACGACCACGATCTCGGTGGCCTTGCCGGCTTCCTTCAGCCGCACGGCTTCCTCGACCGCGATCTCGTCGAAGGGGTTCATCGACATCTTGACGTTGGCGAGGTCGACGCCGGTCTGGTCAGCCTTGACGCGGACCTTGACGTTATAGTCGACCACGCGCTTGACGGGGACGAGTACCTTCATAGATCTCCCGACTCCAGTTGGGTTTTTTCGGCTCTACGTCGTCCGGTCGCATCCCCCGACCCCCTCAGCGGGTGCGGATCCGGACCAGGACGCCCGGCAGCGAACGGCAGGGCGCCGGCTCTCCGTCGGACGACAGGCGACCGGCTGCCCGGGTGGCGCGCGACGACCTGCGTCACATGGCTCCCGGCTGCCGGTTCCCCCGATCGAGTCCACCGCACATTAGGCGCTGCGACGTGCGGTGTCAATTTCGGGGCACCTCTCGAAAATTCAAGGAACGCCGCGGCTTAAGGCCGCGTCAGCGGTTGGCCCCCGGGACCCAGAGGACGTCGCGCGCGCCCTTATCGTTCAGATGACGTGCCAGAACGAACAAATGATCCGACAGCCGGTTGAGATAGCGCAGTGCCGCCTCGTTCACCGGCTCCACCCTCATCAGCTCGACCAGGTCACGCTCTGCGCGGCGAACGACCGTCCGCGCCAGATGCAGATGCGCCGATGCCGGCGTACCGCCGGGCAGGATGAAGGATTTGAGCGGCTGCAGCCCGGCATTCATTGCATCGATCTCGGTTTCCAGCCGGTCAACCTGCGCCGGCAGAATGCGCAATGCCTTCGCCTCACGTGCAGGGTCGTCGCCGGCGGGGCAGGCGAGATCCGCCCCCAGATCGAACAGATCATTCTGGATACGGGCGAGCATGCGGTCTTCGTCGCTCCCGGTCTCCAGATGCAGCCTGACCAGCCCGATCACGCCGTTCGCCTCGTCGACCGTGCCGTAAGAGGCGACCCTGAGATCATCCTTCGGTCGTCGGCTACCGTCGCCGAGCGAGGTTTCACCGCGATCGCCGCCACGGGTGTAGATGCGGGTGAGCTGGACCATCGGGGGCTCCGTTGGTGGTTGAAGGTGGCAGCGACGGCAGGTCGGGTCAGCCGCCCGTCATCGCCAGGAACAGCAGGACGAGCAGGATCGCCAGGGCCTGCAGCAGCACCCGCCACTGCATCAGCTTGTTCGAATATTTCTGGTTGAAGCGCCCGCCGACGAGCATCGACATCACGCCCACCAGGAGAACGCCGGCCGTGGCGACCATCGCAACCACGATCAGAACCGGCACCACGCCTGACATCGTATCCATGGCCCGCAATATGGCCCCGCCGGGCCCGGTCTGACAGGGTCAACCGGTCCCGGCGGGCGAGATTTTCGCGCGAAGGCCGGCGTCCCTGCGGAAGCCGGCCCCGTCACCCTCAACCCAGAAGGCGGCGGGCGATGACCTGTGCCTGGATCTCGGCCGCACCCTCGAACACATTGAGGATGCGCGCATCACAGAGCACGCGGCTGATCGGATATTCCTCGGCATAGCCATTGCCGCCATGGACCTGGACGGCGTTGTCGGCCGTGGCCCAGGCGACGCGGGCTGCCAGAAGCTTGGCCATGCCGGCCTCCAGGTCGCAGCGCCGGTCGCTATCCTTCTCGCGCGCCGAGAAATAGGTCAGCTGGCGGGCGATCATGATCTCGACGGCAGCCCAGACCAGCTTGTCGAAAACCCGCGGGAAGGCGTAGATCGGCTTGTTGAACTGCACGCGCTCATGAGCATAGCGCAGCCCCATTTCCAGCGCCGACTGGGCGACACCGACCGCACGGGCTGCAGTCTGGATACGGGCGCTTTCGAAGGTCGCCATCAGCTGCTTGAAGCCCTGGCCCTCGGTCCGCCCCAGCAGGTTGTCAGCGGGCACGGTGAAATCGTCGAAACCGATCTCGTATTCCTTCATGCCGCGATAGCCGAGCACGCGGATCTCGCCGCCGCTCATGCCCTCGGCCGGGAAAGGCTCGGCATCGGTGCCACGGGGCTTCTCGGCCAGAAACATCGACAGGCCGGAATAGTTCTTGGTGGCCGGATCGGTCCGGACCAGCAGGGTCATCAGATCGGCGCGGGCGGCATGAGTGATCCAGGTCTTGTTGCCGGTCACCCGGTAGACATCGCCATCCCGGGTCGCGCGGGTCTTGAGGCCGCCGAGGTCGGAACCGGTACCGGGTTCGGTGAAGACCGCGGTCGGCAGGATCTCACCCGAGGCGAGACGCGGCAGCCAGCTCTGCTTCTGGTCTTCCGTGCCGCCAAGCCGGATCAGCTCGGCCGCGATCTCGGACCGCGTCCCCAGCGAACCGACGCCGATATAACCGCGCGACAGTTCTTCGGTGACCAGACACATCGCCACCTTGGAAAGGCCGAGCCCGCCGAACTCCTCAGGCACGGTCAGGCCGAACACGCCCAGCTCCGCCATCTGGTTCACGACCTCGAGCGGGATCAGCTCGTCGGCCTTGTGCCAGTCATGGGCGAAGGGAACGACCTTTTCTTCCACGAAGCGGCGGAACTGGTCACGGATCATCAGCAGGGTCTCGTCTTCGAGCCCCAGCTCGCCG contains:
- a CDS encoding twin transmembrane helix small protein, encoding MDTMSGVVPVLIVVAMVATAGVLLVGVMSMLVGGRFNQKYSNKLMQWRVLLQALAILLVLLFLAMTGG
- a CDS encoding acyl-CoA dehydrogenase family protein; translation: MSASTAILSPETDAPVLIDDLLDRAERALAAVEAYADAVQTAVGGMVRRDGKVDAAVLDASQHAAHGLAWTATYVEALRQMLGWARRLDAEGRLGETEQLMLQTAFGEYVAQLQGGLPMSQGEIVRPADFGLIDEAAALSQGDAGLFLRAGNTAAVRARLAALIADGNFGELGLEDETLLMIRDQFRRFVEEKVVPFAHDWHKADELIPLEVVNQMAELGVFGLTVPEEFGGLGLSKVAMCLVTEELSRGYIGVGSLGTRSEIAAELIRLGGTEDQKQSWLPRLASGEILPTAVFTEPGTGSDLGGLKTRATRDGDVYRVTGNKTWITHAARADLMTLLVRTDPATKNYSGLSMFLAEKPRGTDAEPFPAEGMSGGEIRVLGYRGMKEYEIGFDDFTVPADNLLGRTEGQGFKQLMATFESARIQTAARAVGVAQSALEMGLRYAHERVQFNKPIYAFPRVFDKLVWAAVEIMIARQLTYFSAREKDSDRRCDLEAGMAKLLAARVAWATADNAVQVHGGNGYAEEYPISRVLCDARILNVFEGAAEIQAQVIARRLLG
- a CDS encoding electron transfer flavoprotein subunit alpha/FixB family protein — its product is MTVLVIADHNNASLGAATLNAVTAGTKLGDVHVLVAGKDAGAAAEAAAKVQGVAKVLHAEGDQYQGALPENLAPLIVGLAGSYSHIVASSSSVAKNVLPRVAALLDVAQISDAIEIVSEDTFVRPIYAGNALATVQSSDKVKVLTIRGTAFKAAEAEGGSAAVETIAAGEDAGLSRFVGQSLSKSERPELASAKIVVSGGRGVGSSDNFKIIEGLADALGAAVGASRAAVDAGYVPNDYQVGQTGKVVAPQLYVAVGISGAIQHLAGMKDSKVIVAINKDEEAPIFQVADYGLVGDLFKIVPELTETLQK
- a CDS encoding cob(I)yrinic acid a,c-diamide adenosyltransferase produces the protein MVQLTRIYTRGGDRGETSLGDGSRRPKDDLRVASYGTVDEANGVIGLVRLHLETGSDEDRMLARIQNDLFDLGADLACPAGDDPAREAKALRILPAQVDRLETEIDAMNAGLQPLKSFILPGGTPASAHLHLARTVVRRAERDLVELMRVEPVNEAALRYLNRLSDHLFVLARHLNDKGARDVLWVPGANR
- a CDS encoding electron transfer flavoprotein subunit beta/FixA family protein, with the protein product MKVLVPVKRVVDYNVKVRVKADQTGVDLANVKMSMNPFDEIAVEEAVRLKEAGKATEIVVVSIGPKGAQEQIRTALAMGADRGLLIETDEEVQPLAVAKLLKAVAEAEQPQLVVLGKQAIDDDSNQTGQMLAALLGWAQGTFASKVTVGDGEVEVIREIDGGLETVSLKLPAIVTTDLRLNEPRYASLPNIMKAKKKPLDTKTPGDFGVDVAPRLKTLKVTEPPKRKGGIKVPDIATLVDKLKNEAGVI